In Cinclus cinclus chromosome 37, bCinCin1.1, whole genome shotgun sequence, the genomic window GAGCCTCACCGCGCGCCCCCGCGGCCGGAGCTGGCCGTGAGGACTCGCCACGTGGCTCTGGTGCCGGACGGCGCCCGCGCCGCGCCGGGGCTGCTGAGGAGGATGAGGGACGCGCTGGAGGCCGACGGAGACGCCAAGGTGGTGGCGGCGGCCGTGGGGCGGCGGAGGCCGCGGTGTTTGAGGTTGGAGGTGGACGTTAAAAAGTGGACGGTGAGGTACGGACACGGTGAGAGGGAGAGTGACTGGTGGAGGAGTGACCAGAATGACCAGAGAAATGACCAGAGGGGGAATGAGCAGAATAACCAACGGAATGACCGGTGGGATGACCAGAATGACCAGTGGAGAGATGACCAGAATGACCAGTGGAGAGATGACCAGAATGACCAGTGGAGAGATGACCAGAATGACCAGTGGAGGGAAGACCAGAATGACCAGTGGAGGGAAGACCAGAATGACCAGTGGAGAGATGACCAGAATGACCACAATGACCAGTGGACGGACGACCAATGGAGGGACGACCAATGGAGGGACGACCAGAATGCCCAACGGAACGACCGGACGAGTGACCGGCGGAGAGGCGACCACTGCGGAGCGCTGGACGGGGCCCCGGCCGTGCTGCTCCTGCGGACGCGCGACCTCTTCTCTCTGCCCTTCCCGCTGACGCGCCCCGTggtcacctccctgtccctccaAGCGTCCGTCCGAGGCTGGCGCCTCCTCCTGCTGCCGGACGCCTTCCCCGCGTCCCGGCGGCCGCCGCCGTCCCCTCACGAGGAGCGCAGAGCTCGCGCCTCCCTGGACCGGCACCGCCGGACGCTGCTGGAGCAGTTGGGGATCAAGCTGGAAGTGCTGCCGGACGGGCGCCGACGCTGGCACGGCTGCGCCAAGGACACGCCGCGGTGTTTCGGCACCGTGCGCGCCCAAACCCCTCAGTACCTGCTGCAGGGGCGCTGGACGCCGCCCTGCTGCCTGCGGGCTCTGCGCGCCACGGCCCGGCACGTGCTGGCCCGGCTGGAAGAGGCCGGAGTGCGCCACTGGCTGGAGGGAGGGTCGCTCCTGGGCGCCGTCCGCCTCGGGGACATCATCCCTTGGGATTACGACGTGGACGTCGGCATTTACCGCGAGGACGTCCCCAAGTGCCGCTGGCTGGCGGCCGTGGCGGCCGCGGGCCGCCCGGTGGAGGATCCCGAAGGGTTTCTGTGGGAGAAGGCGGCCGAAGGGGAGTTTTTCCGCGTTCACTTCAGCCGGACCAACCGGCTGCACGTGGACCTGTGGCCGTTCTACGCGCGGCCCGGCGGGGTCATGACCAAGGATTCGTGGTTGGGGCACCCGCAGGACGTGGAGTTCCCCGAGAGGTTCCTGGTGCCGCTGGGCACCGTGGCCTTCGTCGGGGTGCGCGCCAGAGCCCCCAACGACCCCCGGCGCTTCCTGGAGTTCAAATTCGGGCCCGGGGTCGTCGAGAACCCCGAGTACCCCAACCCCCAGGTCAGGAGGTTGGCGCAGGACGTGGGCAATAAAAACGCTCGGTGACGTCTCTGCCGCTTGTGTCACCTGTGGGGTTCTTGTGACACCTGTGGGGTTCCTGTAACACCTGTGGggttcctgtgtcacctgtggggtcccagtgtcacctgtggggtcccagtgtcacctgtgggGTCCTTGTGACACCTGTGGGGTCCTTGTGACACCTGTGGggttcctgtgtcacctgtggggTCCCTGTGACACCTGTGGggtcccagtgtcacctgtgggGTCCCTGTAACACCTGTGGGGTTCCTGTGACACCTGTGGggttcctgtgtcacctgtggggTCCCTGTGACACCTGTGGGGTCCTTGTGACACCTGTGGggtcccagtgtcacctgtgggGTCCCTGTAACACCTGTGGGGTCCCTGTAACACCTGTGGggtcccagtgtcacctgtggggtcccagtgtcacctgtgggGTCCCTGTAACACCTGTGGGGTTCCAGTGTCACCTGTGGGGTTCTTGTGACACCTGTGGGGTCCCTGTGACACCTGTGGggttcctgtgtcacctgtggggttcctgtgtcacctgtggggTCCCTGTGACACCTGTGGggtcccagtgtcacctgtgggGTCCTTGTGACACCTGTGGGGTCCTTGTGACACCTGTGGggttcctgtgtcacctgtggggTCCCTGTGACACCTGTGGggtcccagtgtcacctgtgggGTCCCTGTAACACCTGTGGGGTTCCTGTGACACCTGTGgggtccctgtgtcacctgtggggttcctgtgtcacctgtgggggttcctgtgtcacctgtggggTCCCTGTGACACCTGTGGggttcctgtgtcacctgtggggttccagtgtcacctgtggggttcctgtgtcacctgtggggTCCCAATTTCactttttcacaattttttatcattttgaactcatttttcccatttttgaaatattttatatctcattttctcccattttcaatcacttttatcccatttttttatcattttcatttccttttctcccatttttaatcacttttatcccattttttatcattttcatttccttttctcccatttttaatcacttttatcccattttttatcattttcatttccttttctcccatttttaatcacttttatcccattttccccatttttgtctgattttccctcatttcccccccccaatttttatctcacttccatttttttatcattttcatcccattttctccctgtttatttatttatttatttatttatttatttaaatctctttttttttttttttccccccccccatttttccatCATTTCAAACTCATTTCTCCCCATTTGTGGTCACATTTTGGTCACTTTAATGacaaaaattcactttttttttttttgttttttgttttgttttgttcccaCAACACCGACGGGCGGGGGGAGGGGCCcacttttttggggttttttttttgcgttGATttcagggggattttggggttttttttgcgtTGATttcagggggattttgggttttttttttgcgttGATttcagggggattttggggttttttttgggttgatttcagggggattttgggttttttttttgcgttGATttcagggggattttgggttttttttgggttgatttcagggggattttggggttttttttttgcgttGATttcagggggattttggggtttttttgggttgatttcagggggattttgggtttttttttttgggttgatttcagggggattttgggtttttttgggttgattttagggggattttgggtttttttttgcgTTGATttcagggggattttggggtttttttgggttgatttcagggggatttggggttttttttgcgtTGATttcagggggattttggggtttttttttgggttgatttcagggggattttggggttttttttgggttgatttcagggggatttggggtttttttggggggattttggggttttttggggggaattttggggtttttttgggggggattttggtggttttttttggggtgattttggggggatttggggtcattccagggactgcagcatCAGGAGCTGCTTCAGCACCTTGGTCTGGCTCGTCTCACGGATTTCTCCTGCCAGGAACATCTCGTCCACCACGGTGTAAACctggggggaagagggaaaaaaaaaaaacaaaaaacaaattaaaaaaaaaaatgaaataagttaaaaaaataaatttaaaaaaaaattaaaaaaaatttaaaaaaaaatgtaaaaaagttaaaaaaaacaggaaaaaatcaaatttgggggaaaaaaattaacaaaatcgGGGGGGAAATCAAAATGGGGGGAAGGAATAACAAAATTggggaaaagaagcaaaatgggggaaaaaaaacaaaattgggggaaaaaatcgggggaaaaaaatgaaaaacgggaggaaaaataataagaaaattgggaaaaaaaattgaagtcggggggaaaaaaattaataaaattgggaaaaaatcaaaatggggggaaaaatcaaaatagggggaaaaaatcaaaatagggggaaaaaaataacaaaaattgggggaaaaaatcaaaatggggggaaaaaataacaaaattggggaaaaaatcaaaatgggggggaaaaaataacaaaattggggaaaaaatcaaaatggggggaaaaaaaacaaaattggggaaaaaatcaaaatggggggaaaaaataataaaattggggaaaaaatcaaaatgggggggaaaaaataacaaaattgggaaaaaaaatcggGGGGAAAtcaaaatgggggaaaaaataacaaaaattggggaaaaaatcaaaataggggggaaaaaaataacaaaattgggaaaaaaaattgggaaaaaaattaacaaaatcgCGGGGGGGAAATCaaaataggggggaaaaaataacaaaattgggaaaaaaaaatcgggaaaaatttaacaaaatcgggggggaaaaattaattgggaaaaaaaatcaaaatgggggaaaaaattaaaatcgggaaaaaatcaaaattggggaaaaaaatcaaaatagggaggaaaaaaaataacaaaatcgggggaaaaacaatcaaaatcaggggaaaaaaattaacaagatCGGggtaaaaaatcaaaataggggtaaaaaaattaaaattgggggaaaaaaaaagaacaaaattgggaaaaaaaaatcaaaatgggggaaaaaaatttaacaaaatcgggggaaaataaatccataaaattagtgaaaaaaaaaacaccaaaactggATGAAAATcagcctcaaaaaaaaaccccaaaatcagtaaaacaaaacctgaaaatcagtaaaacaaaaccccaaaatcgGCAAAAAAGAACTCCCCAAATTAGCcccaaaatccctaaaaatcagtccaaaaaaaccccaaaaaatcggtccaaaatcagccccaaaagcCTCCAAAATCAgtaaaaccaccccaaaattaGCCCCAAAAACCagtccaaaaaaaaatctccaaatcagtaaaaaaaaaaaacctaaaaatcagtaaaacaaaatcccaaaatcagccccaaaaaaccccaaatcagccaaaaaaatccccccaaaatcagTCCAGAAAACCCCCATAAAATCAGttacaaaaaccccaaaatttgtCTAAGATCagcccaaaaaaacccccaaaatcacttaaagaaaacccaaaatcagCCCCCAAAATCagtctaaaaaaaacccaaaatcagtttaaaaaagcccaaa contains:
- the FKRP gene encoding ribitol 5-phosphate transferase FKRP, translating into MRITPCQAALAAAIALNLLLLLCSRSAPGASPRCRRPGGVPGVTVILRDFDGPDHDVAATARSFSSLPGVPVLVVAEASPYPPVPLPAGVAVLSLRPEPHRAPPRPELAVRTRHVALVPDGARAAPGLLRRMRDALEADGDAKVVAAAVGRRRPRCLRLEVDVKKWTVRYGHGERESDWWRSDQNDQRNDQRGNEQNNQRNDRWDDQNDQWRDDQNDQWRDDQNDQWRDDQNDQWREDQNDQWREDQNDQWRDDQNDHNDQWTDDQWRDDQWRDDQNAQRNDRTSDRRRGDHCGALDGAPAVLLLRTRDLFSLPFPLTRPVVTSLSLQASVRGWRLLLLPDAFPASRRPPPSPHEERRARASLDRHRRTLLEQLGIKLEVLPDGRRRWHGCAKDTPRCFGTVRAQTPQYLLQGRWTPPCCLRALRATARHVLARLEEAGVRHWLEGGSLLGAVRLGDIIPWDYDVDVGIYREDVPKCRWLAAVAAAGRPVEDPEGFLWEKAAEGEFFRVHFSRTNRLHVDLWPFYARPGGVMTKDSWLGHPQDVEFPERFLVPLGTVAFVGVRARAPNDPRRFLEFKFGPGVVENPEYPNPQVRRLAQDVGNKNAR